The proteins below are encoded in one region of Casimicrobium huifangae:
- the rplF gene encoding 50S ribosomal protein L6 has protein sequence MSRIAKYPVDIPAKVEVALKGGLIEVKGPLGSLSRDFGGSVKIERKDNQILFSAANGDQHSRAMSGTCRALVNNMVRGVSEGFSKKLTLVGVGFRAQAAGDTLNLSLGFSHPVAHKMPAGVKVVTPTQTEILISGADRQQVGQVAAEVRAYRPPEPYKGKGVRYADEVVTLKETKKK, from the coding sequence ATGTCACGTATTGCTAAATACCCCGTTGATATTCCGGCCAAGGTCGAGGTTGCCCTCAAGGGTGGCCTGATCGAAGTCAAGGGCCCGCTCGGCTCCCTCTCGCGCGATTTTGGTGGTTCAGTCAAGATCGAGCGCAAAGACAATCAGATTCTGTTCAGCGCCGCCAATGGCGACCAGCACAGCCGCGCAATGTCTGGTACTTGCCGCGCTCTGGTCAACAACATGGTTCGCGGTGTGTCCGAAGGCTTCTCCAAGAAGCTGACGCTGGTTGGCGTGGGTTTCCGCGCGCAGGCAGCCGGTGACACGCTGAACCTGTCACTCGGTTTTTCGCATCCAGTCGCACACAAGATGCCGGCTGGAGTGAAAGTGGTGACGCCGACGCAAACGGAAATCCTGATTTCCGGTGCTGATCGCCAGCAGGTTGGTCAGGTGGCTGCAGAAGTCCGCGCTTACCGTCCGCCGGAGCCCTACAAGGGCAAGGGTGTGCGCTACGCCGACGAGGTGGTCACCCTCAAAGAAACCAAGAAGAAATAA
- the rplR gene encoding 50S ribosomal protein L18: MNKSKEASRTRRARQTRLRLTALGATRLAVFRTNLHIYAQVISGDGSKVLASASTAEKEVRAQLKNGGNKAAAEAVGARIAEKAKAAGIDVVAFDRSGYQYHGRVKALAEAARAGGLKF, translated from the coding sequence ATGAACAAAAGCAAAGAAGCCTCCCGTACCCGCCGCGCTCGGCAGACGCGTCTGCGTCTGACCGCACTTGGCGCGACGCGCCTGGCGGTGTTCCGCACCAACTTGCACATCTACGCGCAGGTCATTTCTGGCGACGGCAGCAAGGTGCTTGCCAGCGCCTCTACCGCCGAGAAGGAAGTGCGCGCGCAGTTGAAGAATGGCGGCAACAAGGCTGCCGCAGAAGCTGTTGGCGCACGCATCGCGGAGAAGGCGAAAGCCGCCGGCATCGACGTCGTTGCGTTCGACCGTTCGGGTTACCAATATCACGGCCGTGTGAAGGCGCTTGCAGAAGCAGCCCGCGCCGGCGGTCTCAAGTTCTAA
- the rpsE gene encoding 30S ribosomal protein S5: MARPQVQKTEEPGDGLREKMISVNRVTKVVKGGRIMAFAALTVVGDGDGRVGMGKGKSKEVPVGVQKAMEQARRQMIKVSLKSGTVHHAVTGKHGATTVLIQPASEGTGVIAGGAMRAVFEVVGVTNVLAKCFGPTNPYNVVRATLNALERVSTPAEIAAKRGLSVEQLSEA; encoded by the coding sequence ATGGCACGCCCCCAAGTACAAAAGACCGAAGAGCCGGGTGACGGCCTTCGCGAAAAGATGATCAGCGTGAACCGCGTCACCAAAGTGGTGAAGGGCGGTCGCATCATGGCGTTCGCGGCGCTGACCGTTGTTGGCGACGGCGATGGCCGCGTCGGCATGGGCAAAGGCAAATCGAAAGAGGTGCCGGTTGGTGTCCAGAAAGCGATGGAGCAAGCTCGTCGTCAAATGATCAAGGTCAGCCTCAAGTCGGGCACGGTGCACCACGCCGTTACCGGCAAACACGGCGCGACGACGGTGCTGATCCAGCCCGCGTCGGAAGGTACCGGCGTGATCGCCGGTGGCGCGATGCGCGCTGTGTTTGAAGTCGTTGGCGTGACCAATGTGCTCGCCAAGTGCTTCGGCCCGACCAACCCGTACAACGTCGTCCGCGCTACGCTCAATGCGCTTGAGCGTGTATCGACACCTGCTGAAATTGCCGCGAAGCGCGGACTCAGCGTCGAGCAGCTGTCGGAGGCCTGA
- the rpmD gene encoding 50S ribosomal protein L30, with translation MAAKMFKVKLVKSPIGAKAEHVATVKGLGLKRMGQIRELVDTPSTRGMVNAVRHLVVAVA, from the coding sequence ATGGCAGCCAAGATGTTCAAAGTAAAACTGGTCAAGTCGCCGATTGGCGCCAAGGCTGAACACGTCGCAACCGTCAAGGGTCTCGGCCTGAAACGTATGGGGCAAATCCGCGAGCTCGTCGACACGCCGTCGACGCGTGGCATGGTGAATGCCGTTCGCCACCTCGTCGTTGCAGTTGCCTGA
- the rplO gene encoding 50S ribosomal protein L15, which produces MQLNTIKPAEGSKKNRRRVGRGIGSGLGKTGGRGMNGQKSRSGYAQKVGFEGGQMPLQRRLPKRGFTSLMRDFRAEITVGTLAKLGLVEVDLLALKAAKAIANDAKTVKIIGGGEIKSAVTLNGVGATAMARKAIETAGGKVVEAPEAPKGKLKPKTPAKAK; this is translated from the coding sequence ATGCAACTCAATACGATCAAGCCCGCTGAGGGCTCCAAAAAAAATCGCCGTCGCGTCGGTCGCGGCATCGGCAGCGGCCTCGGCAAGACCGGCGGCCGTGGCATGAATGGCCAGAAGTCGCGTTCGGGGTATGCCCAGAAGGTTGGCTTCGAAGGCGGCCAAATGCCGCTGCAACGTCGTTTGCCGAAGCGTGGCTTCACCTCGCTGATGCGCGACTTCCGCGCCGAAATCACCGTTGGCACTCTGGCCAAGCTCGGTCTTGTCGAAGTTGACCTGCTGGCGTTGAAAGCAGCCAAAGCGATCGCAAATGACGCCAAGACGGTGAAGATCATCGGCGGCGGCGAGATCAAATCGGCTGTCACGCTGAATGGCGTTGGTGCAACCGCGATGGCCCGCAAGGCTATTGAGACCGCTGGCGGCAAAGTGGTTGAGGCGCCGGAAGCCCCCAAGGGCAAGCTGAAGCCGAAGACCCCGGCCAAGGCCAAGTAA
- the secY gene encoding preprotein translocase subunit SecY, whose amino-acid sequence MALNPAQKTGDKYGDLKRRLFFLLGALIVYRIGTHVPVPGINASVLEEIFKSQQGGILGLFNVFSGGALQRFSILALGIMPYISASIIMQLASVVVPSLEALKKEGEAGRRKITQYTRYGTLVLAFFQAMGIAIALESQPGLVMDPGIAFRLITAITLVTGTMFLMWLGEQITERGLGNGISLLIFAGIAAGLPAALKNTLELQSSGNLSILKLLFLIALVIVVTAAVVFFERALRKVLVNYAKRQVGNKVYGGQSSHLPLKLNMAGVIPPIFASSLILFVPTILGFMGPGAGPNWLRDVANALGPGQPVHMIVYAALIIFFCFFYTAIQYNPKETAENLKKGGAFIPGYRPGDQTAKYIEKITTRLTLIGAIYITVVCLIPEFLISAWNVQFYFGGTSLLIVVVVTMDFMTQVQAYMMSQQYDSLLRKANLKGGLKV is encoded by the coding sequence GTGGCGCTGAATCCAGCACAGAAAACCGGCGACAAGTATGGCGACCTCAAGCGTCGCCTTTTCTTCTTGTTGGGCGCATTGATCGTTTACCGCATCGGCACCCATGTGCCGGTGCCAGGCATCAATGCATCCGTACTTGAAGAGATTTTCAAGTCGCAGCAGGGCGGCATTCTTGGTTTGTTCAACGTGTTCTCGGGCGGCGCGCTACAGCGCTTCTCAATCCTCGCGCTGGGCATCATGCCGTACATCTCGGCATCCATCATCATGCAGTTGGCATCGGTCGTCGTACCGTCGCTGGAGGCATTGAAGAAGGAGGGCGAAGCCGGTCGTCGCAAGATCACCCAGTACACGCGGTACGGCACACTGGTACTGGCGTTTTTCCAGGCTATGGGTATCGCCATTGCATTGGAAAGTCAGCCGGGTTTGGTCATGGATCCAGGCATCGCATTCCGTCTCATCACGGCGATTACGCTGGTGACGGGCACGATGTTCCTGATGTGGCTTGGCGAGCAGATTACCGAACGTGGTCTTGGTAATGGTATTTCGCTGTTGATCTTTGCCGGTATCGCCGCAGGGTTGCCAGCTGCGTTGAAGAACACGCTTGAACTGCAGTCGTCGGGCAATCTGAGTATTCTGAAACTCCTGTTCCTGATCGCCCTGGTGATCGTAGTTACTGCTGCGGTAGTGTTCTTCGAGCGTGCACTGCGCAAGGTCCTGGTGAACTATGCCAAGCGGCAGGTTGGCAACAAGGTGTACGGTGGCCAAAGCTCACATCTGCCCTTGAAACTGAACATGGCCGGTGTCATCCCGCCGATCTTCGCATCGAGCCTTATCCTGTTCGTGCCGACCATCCTCGGCTTCATGGGGCCAGGCGCCGGTCCGAACTGGCTGCGTGATGTGGCCAATGCACTCGGTCCCGGGCAGCCGGTGCACATGATTGTCTATGCGGCGCTGATCATCTTTTTCTGCTTCTTCTACACGGCGATTCAGTACAACCCGAAGGAAACAGCAGAGAACCTGAAGAAGGGCGGCGCGTTCATCCCCGGGTATCGTCCGGGCGACCAGACGGCGAAATATATCGAAAAGATCACCACGCGACTGACGCTCATTGGAGCGATCTACATCACGGTCGTGTGTCTGATTCCGGAATTCCTGATCAGCGCGTGGAACGTCCAGTTCTACTTTGGCGGCACCTCGCTGCTGATCGTGGTGGTAGTAACGATGGACTTCATGACCCAGGTTCAGGCCTACATGATGTCGCAGCAATACGACTCACTACTCAGGAAGGCCAATCTGAAGGGTGGATTAAAAGTCTAA
- the infA gene encoding translation initiation factor IF-1, with amino-acid sequence MAKEDTIQMQGEILEMLPNATFRVKLENGHVVLGHISGKMRMNYIKILPGDKVTVDMTPYDLTRARITFRAK; translated from the coding sequence ATGGCGAAAGAAGACACCATCCAGATGCAGGGCGAGATTCTCGAAATGTTGCCGAACGCGACATTCCGGGTTAAGTTGGAAAACGGGCACGTTGTCCTAGGGCACATCTCCGGCAAGATGCGCATGAACTACATAAAGATATTGCCGGGTGACAAGGTAACGGTGGATATGACGCCGTATGACTTGACACGGGCACGGATCACATTCCGCGCCAAATAA
- the rpmJ gene encoding 50S ribosomal protein L36, whose protein sequence is MKVNASVKKICRNCKIIRRKGVVRVICTDPRHKQRQG, encoded by the coding sequence ATGAAAGTCAATGCTTCGGTAAAGAAGATTTGCCGTAACTGCAAGATCATTCGCCGTAAAGGCGTGGTCCGCGTGATCTGTACTGATCCGCGTCACAAGCAGCGCCAGGGTTAA
- the rpsM gene encoding 30S ribosomal protein S13 has product MARIAGVNIPNHKHAWVAMTAIFGIGNTRARKICDDAGVAQTKKVKDLTDAELDKLREQVGKFTVEGDLRREVTMSIKRLIDLGCYRGTRHRKGLPARGQRTRTNARTRKGPRKAIAGKKG; this is encoded by the coding sequence ATGGCACGTATCGCCGGGGTCAATATCCCCAACCACAAACATGCCTGGGTTGCGATGACTGCAATCTTCGGCATCGGCAACACCCGCGCCCGCAAGATCTGTGACGACGCAGGTGTCGCCCAGACCAAGAAAGTCAAGGATCTCACCGACGCCGAACTTGACAAACTGCGTGAGCAGGTTGGCAAGTTCACAGTCGAGGGCGACCTGCGCCGTGAAGTCACGATGAGCATCAAGCGCCTCATCGACCTCGGCTGCTACCGCGGCACCCGCCATCGCAAGGGCCTGCCGGCCCGCGGCCAGCGCACGCGCACCAACGCCCGCACGCGCAAAGGTCCGCGCAAGGCGATTGCAGGCAAGAAAGGCTAA
- the rpsK gene encoding 30S ribosomal protein S11 gives MAQASAKNAAAARARKKVKKNVSEAICHVHASFNNTIITITDRQGNALSWATSGGAGFKGSRKSTPFAAQVAAEAAGKVAVECGVKNIEVQIKGPGPGRESAVRALNALGIKVTSISDVTPVPHNGCRPPKRRRM, from the coding sequence ATGGCACAAGCATCAGCAAAGAATGCGGCCGCTGCCCGCGCCCGCAAAAAAGTCAAAAAGAACGTTTCCGAGGCCATCTGCCACGTACACGCTTCTTTCAACAACACGATCATCACCATCACCGACCGTCAGGGCAATGCCCTGTCGTGGGCGACGTCGGGCGGCGCTGGCTTCAAGGGCTCGCGCAAGTCGACGCCGTTTGCCGCTCAGGTTGCTGCCGAAGCCGCTGGCAAGGTGGCCGTGGAATGTGGTGTGAAAAACATCGAAGTGCAGATCAAGGGCCCCGGTCCTGGCCGCGAGAGCGCCGTGCGCGCACTGAACGCGCTGGGCATCAAGGTCACCAGCATTTCCGACGTGACGCCGGTACCGCACAACGGTTGCCGTCCGCCGAAACGTCGTCGCATGTAA
- the rpsD gene encoding 30S ribosomal protein S4, translating to MARYTGPKCKLSRREGTDLFLKSARRSLDSKCKLAAAPGQHGAKSGQRMSNYGLQLREKQKLRRIYGILERQFRRTFAEAARRKGSTGENLLKLLESRLDNVVYRMGFGSTRAEARQLVSHKAILVDGKMCNIPSAIIAPNAVISVCDKSKAQARIIDAVALAERIGFPGWVDVNTKEMKGTFKHAPDRSEFASDINESLVVELYSK from the coding sequence ATGGCACGTTATACCGGCCCCAAGTGCAAGCTCTCCCGTCGTGAGGGCACCGATCTATTCCTGAAGAGCGCACGTCGCTCGCTCGACAGCAAGTGCAAACTGGCCGCAGCGCCGGGCCAGCACGGCGCCAAGTCGGGTCAACGCATGTCGAACTACGGCCTGCAACTGCGCGAAAAGCAGAAGCTGCGTCGTATCTACGGCATCCTCGAACGTCAGTTCCGCCGCACGTTTGCCGAGGCAGCACGTCGCAAGGGCTCGACGGGTGAAAACCTGCTCAAGCTGCTTGAGTCGCGTCTTGATAACGTCGTCTACCGCATGGGCTTCGGCTCCACGCGCGCCGAAGCCCGCCAGCTGGTGAGCCACAAGGCGATTCTGGTCGACGGCAAGATGTGCAACATTCCCTCGGCCATCATTGCGCCGAACGCGGTGATCAGCGTCTGCGACAAGTCGAAGGCGCAAGCGCGCATCATCGACGCTGTTGCGCTGGCCGAGCGTATTGGCTTCCCTGGCTGGGTTGACGTGAACACCAAAGAGATGAAGGGCACGTTCAAGCACGCCCCTGATCGCAGTGAGTTCGCCTCCGACATCAACGAGAGCCTGGTCGTCGAGTTGTACTCGAAGTAA
- a CDS encoding DNA-directed RNA polymerase subunit alpha, which produces MQSTAFLKPRNIEVQATSPSSARVVMEPFERGYGHTLGNALRRVLLSSMPGYAPTEVSITGVVHEYSTLEGVQEDVVDLLLNLKGVVIKLHNRDNAVLTLKKEGAGPVTAGDIESSHEVEIVNPEHVIANLTQGGKLELEIKVERGRGYVPATVRTAAGQTGNRKVGSILLDASFSPVKRVSYLVESARVEQRTDLDKLVLDIETNGAIEPEGAVRYAASILVDQLSAFADLKGTDMPALERATASFDPVLLKPVDDLELTVRSANCLKAENIHYIGDLVQRTETELLKTPNLGRKSLNEIKEVLSQRGLALGTKIDNWPPAGLDRG; this is translated from the coding sequence ATGCAAAGTACTGCTTTTTTGAAACCGCGCAACATTGAGGTTCAAGCGACCAGCCCGTCGTCCGCTCGCGTGGTGATGGAGCCGTTCGAGCGTGGCTACGGCCACACGCTGGGCAATGCGCTTCGTCGCGTGCTGCTGTCGTCGATGCCAGGTTATGCCCCAACCGAGGTGTCGATCACCGGCGTCGTCCACGAGTACTCCACGCTGGAAGGCGTGCAGGAAGACGTGGTTGACCTGCTGCTCAATCTCAAGGGCGTGGTCATCAAGCTGCACAACCGCGACAACGCCGTGCTGACGCTGAAGAAAGAAGGCGCCGGCCCGGTCACCGCAGGTGACATCGAGTCGTCGCACGAGGTTGAGATCGTCAATCCGGAGCACGTCATCGCCAACCTCACGCAGGGTGGCAAGCTCGAGCTCGAGATCAAGGTCGAACGTGGCCGTGGTTATGTGCCGGCAACGGTGCGTACGGCGGCTGGCCAGACTGGCAACCGCAAGGTCGGCTCGATCCTGCTCGACGCATCGTTCAGCCCGGTCAAGCGTGTCAGCTATCTGGTCGAATCGGCCCGCGTTGAACAGCGCACCGACCTCGACAAGCTGGTGCTCGACATCGAGACCAATGGCGCGATCGAGCCGGAAGGCGCCGTTCGCTACGCAGCGAGCATCCTCGTGGATCAGCTCTCGGCGTTCGCTGACCTCAAGGGTACCGACATGCCGGCCCTCGAACGCGCCACGGCGTCGTTTGACCCGGTGTTGCTGAAACCGGTGGACGATCTCGAACTGACCGTCCGCTCGGCCAACTGCTTGAAGGCAGAAAACATTCACTACATCGGCGATCTCGTGCAACGCACCGAGACCGAGTTGCTCAAGACTCCGAACCTCGGCCGCAAATCGCTCAACGAAATCAAGGAAGTTCTCTCGCAGCGCGGACTCGCGCTGGGCACCAAGATCGACAACTGGCCGCCGGCTGGTCTTGATCGCGGTTAA
- the rplQ gene encoding 50S ribosomal protein L17, giving the protein MRHGHGLRKLNRTSEHRQAMLRNLSTALLRYEVIRTTLPKAKELRRVVEPLITLGKKPTLANRRLAFDRIRDRDIVGKVFNELGPRYANRNGGYVRILKYGFRQGDNAPMALVQLMDRPEVAAEAPAAEEAKAE; this is encoded by the coding sequence ATGCGTCACGGTCACGGACTGCGCAAACTCAACCGCACCAGCGAGCATCGTCAAGCGATGCTGCGCAACCTCTCAACCGCATTGCTTCGTTATGAAGTGATTCGCACCACGCTGCCGAAGGCCAAAGAGCTGCGCCGCGTTGTCGAACCGCTCATCACGCTCGGCAAGAAGCCCACGCTGGCCAACCGCCGCCTGGCGTTCGATCGCATCCGCGATCGCGACATCGTCGGCAAGGTGTTCAACGAACTGGGCCCGCGTTACGCCAACCGCAACGGCGGCTACGTGCGCATCCTGAAGTACGGCTTCCGTCAGGGCGACAATGCTCCGATGGCGCTCGTGCAGCTGATGGATCGCCCGGAAGTCGCTGCCGAAGCGCCTGCCGCTGAGGAAGCAAAAGCAGAATAA
- a CDS encoding GlsB/YeaQ/YmgE family stress response membrane protein, with translation MDYIILALVGLVVGAIAKFIVPGKQGGGIIVTAILGVIGSLLGTIGGQQLGIVSKAAGTHWIASVVGAIVVVFVYSLITKKSDAS, from the coding sequence ATGGATTACATCATTTTGGCACTGGTTGGTCTGGTCGTCGGCGCCATTGCAAAGTTCATCGTCCCCGGCAAGCAGGGAGGCGGCATCATCGTGACCGCCATCCTCGGCGTCATCGGGTCACTGCTTGGCACCATTGGCGGACAGCAGCTTGGCATTGTCTCGAAGGCGGCGGGTACGCACTGGATCGCGTCAGTCGTCGGCGCAATCGTAGTGGTGTTTGTGTACAGCCTGATCACCAAAAAATCGGACGCGAGCTGA
- a CDS encoding DUF4126 domain-containing protein — MGWLQSHLPELAMSAAMAWGAGLRLYLVVFVVGMLGKFGYVPLPETLKILTNPIVLGAAGFMSFIEFFADKIPWLDSLWDAVHTFLRIPAGAALAAGMLGDSGEGLAMAAAIIGGTLTAGTHFGKAGTRAAVNTSPEPFTNIGVSVAEDAAVAGGLALAIANPLVFLVVLLVVVVALVFLIRFILRGLQATISRLASRRTAAAS, encoded by the coding sequence ATGGGCTGGCTGCAAAGTCACTTGCCGGAACTTGCGATGTCTGCTGCGATGGCTTGGGGCGCCGGGCTTCGCCTCTACCTCGTGGTGTTCGTTGTTGGCATGCTCGGCAAATTTGGCTACGTTCCGCTGCCCGAGACGTTGAAAATTCTCACCAATCCGATCGTCCTTGGCGCCGCCGGATTTATGTCGTTCATCGAATTCTTCGCGGACAAGATCCCGTGGCTGGATAGTCTGTGGGATGCGGTACACACGTTCCTGCGCATCCCCGCGGGTGCCGCGCTGGCTGCCGGAATGCTCGGTGATAGCGGCGAAGGCTTGGCAATGGCGGCTGCAATCATCGGAGGCACGCTGACAGCGGGCACTCACTTTGGCAAGGCTGGCACACGAGCGGCGGTTAACACGTCGCCGGAGCCCTTTACCAACATTGGCGTGTCGGTCGCCGAAGACGCCGCGGTTGCGGGCGGTCTTGCGCTGGCAATCGCCAATCCGCTGGTCTTTCTGGTGGTGTTGCTCGTGGTTGTCGTGGCGTTGGTCTTCCTGATCCGTTTTATCCTGCGTGGCCTTCAGGCCACCATTTCGCGGCTGGCATCGCGGCGCACCGCAGCAGCCTCATGA
- a CDS encoding acyltransferase family protein: MIDNRSWDDALTGLRGLAASWVLLFHLFGVVGPRALFVPGTSIELHWLLTSGGAGVWVLYTLCGYLLAGPFVTRENSRQVPHIRRYLLRRLWRILPPLWVQILVLSIVAGWADGQMLIRLKEMLPYALLVQNLVLPLSAPAANAVWWTLPVEFDFYLLLPLLFAIVGPHLARRPRMAAMWILLIAVAVEIAWRQHWLKVIDPQRVADLVAVAGQLPGVLSCFAIGIATRLHQATAARGDSRGIAANGLFLLGIVIAVAAIVAAHLTAATYWRGSLMYYLLQPAVATGCALIILACERGGAMARALLANPISRWLGLISYSLYLWHLPIFDWLAPASRVTPLQGTELWTYIALAMTATLLVASASYLLVERPALAMMGRYRARKSNQASTAG; this comes from the coding sequence GTGATCGACAACAGGTCCTGGGACGATGCGCTGACCGGGCTGCGCGGGCTGGCGGCAAGCTGGGTGTTGCTGTTCCACCTGTTCGGGGTGGTTGGACCGCGCGCGCTGTTTGTTCCGGGCACCTCGATCGAGTTGCACTGGCTGCTCACGTCGGGCGGCGCCGGCGTCTGGGTGCTCTACACGCTTTGCGGATACCTGCTGGCGGGCCCATTCGTTACGCGCGAAAACTCGCGTCAAGTGCCACACATTCGTCGCTACCTGCTCCGTCGGCTGTGGCGCATTCTTCCACCCCTATGGGTGCAGATATTGGTGCTGTCGATCGTGGCTGGTTGGGCAGATGGGCAGATGCTGATTCGTCTCAAGGAGATGCTGCCATACGCCTTGCTCGTTCAGAATCTCGTACTGCCATTGTCAGCTCCTGCTGCCAACGCAGTGTGGTGGACACTGCCAGTCGAGTTCGACTTCTACCTGCTGCTGCCATTGCTTTTTGCAATCGTCGGCCCCCATCTGGCGCGCCGCCCCCGTATGGCAGCGATGTGGATACTGCTGATCGCAGTCGCCGTCGAGATCGCCTGGCGCCAACACTGGCTCAAGGTCATTGATCCGCAGCGTGTCGCCGATCTGGTTGCCGTTGCTGGTCAATTGCCGGGTGTTCTGTCCTGCTTTGCCATTGGCATCGCGACCCGTCTGCACCAAGCTACGGCAGCACGCGGCGACTCTCGCGGCATCGCTGCCAACGGACTTTTCCTTTTGGGCATCGTCATTGCGGTGGCAGCCATCGTGGCTGCCCATCTCACAGCAGCTACTTACTGGCGCGGGTCGTTGATGTATTACCTGCTACAGCCAGCGGTCGCAACGGGCTGCGCGCTGATCATTCTTGCTTGTGAACGAGGTGGCGCAATGGCCCGCGCGCTGCTTGCCAACCCGATTAGCCGCTGGCTGGGCCTGATCAGCTACAGCCTTTATCTCTGGCATCTGCCGATATTCGACTGGCTCGCGCCAGCGTCCCGCGTGACGCCACTGCAGGGCACTGAACTTTGGACGTACATTGCACTCGCCATGACTGCCACGCTTTTGGTGGCTAGTGCGTCCTATCTGCTTGTCGAGAGGCCGGCGCTGGCGATGATGGGGCGCTACCGCGCGCGTAAGTCGAATCAGGCTTCCACGGCTGGCTAG